In Roseomonas fluvialis, one genomic interval encodes:
- a CDS encoding xanthine dehydrogenase family protein molybdopterin-binding subunit, producing the protein MNVVAPFEGIGASLRRKEDFRFLRGRGAYTDDFNRQGQLHAWILRSPHAHARLAAVDTSAAAKMPGVVAVFTGADMAKDNIGGLPCGWQIHNKDGSPMAEPPHPVLAQDKVRHVGDPVAVAIAATREQARDAAEAIAVTYDVLPAAVNMLDAVKPGAPAVHDGVAGNLCYDWHIGDKAVLDAAFAQAHKIVSLDMVNNRLIPNAMEPRAALGEFDQTTGDYTLHTTSQNPHVIRLLMGANVLHIPESKLRVVAPDVGGGFGSKIYHYAEEAIVTWSAGKLGRPVKWTADRSESFMSDAHGRDHISNAQLALDANGKILGLKVHTHANMGAYLSTFAPCVPTYLYATLLAGTYTTPVIYCEVKAVFTNTVPVDAYRGAGRPEATFLLERLMDVAAQETGIDRVELRRRNFIQPGQFPYQTPVALQYDSGNYQATLDQALVTADWAGFEARRAEAAKRGKLRGIGISTYLEACGIAPSAVVGSLGARAGLYEVGTIRVHPTGSVTVLTGAHSHGQGHETTFAQLVADKLGVPTAQVDIVHGDTAKVPFGMGTYGSRSLAVGGSAMMKAMDKIIAKGKRIAAHLMEADVDDIEFDRGTFRVAGTDKTKALVDISVAAYVPHNYPIEELEPGLEETAFYDPKNFTYPGGCHIAEVEICPDTGKVSMVNFTAVDDVGRVINPMIVEGQVQGGIAQGIGQALLETCVYDADGQLLSGSMMDYTMPRADDLAPVSVATHTTLCTHNPLGVKGCGEVGAIGSPPAVINAVVDALRDYGVRTLDMPATPSKIWQIVNGGRRMAAE; encoded by the coding sequence ATGAACGTGGTGGCACCCTTCGAGGGCATCGGCGCCAGTCTGCGCCGCAAGGAAGACTTCCGTTTCCTGCGCGGCCGCGGCGCCTATACCGACGATTTCAACCGCCAGGGCCAGCTGCATGCGTGGATTCTGCGCAGCCCGCATGCCCATGCGCGGTTGGCCGCGGTGGACACGTCGGCGGCGGCGAAGATGCCCGGCGTGGTCGCGGTCTTCACCGGCGCCGACATGGCGAAGGACAATATCGGCGGCCTTCCTTGCGGCTGGCAGATCCACAACAAGGACGGCTCGCCGATGGCCGAGCCGCCGCATCCGGTGCTGGCGCAGGACAAGGTGCGCCATGTGGGTGACCCGGTCGCCGTTGCCATCGCCGCCACGCGCGAACAGGCGCGCGACGCGGCCGAAGCCATCGCCGTCACCTACGATGTGCTGCCCGCCGCCGTGAACATGCTGGACGCGGTGAAGCCGGGGGCACCGGCGGTGCATGATGGCGTGGCGGGGAACCTCTGCTACGACTGGCACATCGGCGACAAGGCGGTGCTGGATGCGGCCTTTGCGCAGGCGCACAAGATCGTCTCGCTCGACATGGTCAACAACCGGCTGATCCCGAACGCGATGGAACCGCGTGCGGCACTGGGTGAGTTCGACCAGACGACCGGCGACTACACGCTGCACACCACCAGCCAGAACCCGCACGTCATCCGCCTGCTGATGGGCGCGAACGTGCTGCACATCCCGGAATCCAAGCTGCGCGTGGTCGCACCCGATGTCGGCGGTGGCTTCGGGTCCAAGATCTACCACTATGCCGAGGAAGCGATCGTCACCTGGTCCGCCGGCAAGCTCGGCCGGCCGGTGAAGTGGACCGCCGACCGTTCGGAATCCTTCATGTCGGACGCGCATGGGCGCGACCACATCTCGAACGCGCAACTCGCGCTCGATGCCAACGGCAAGATCCTCGGCCTGAAGGTGCACACCCACGCGAACATGGGCGCGTACCTGTCCACCTTCGCGCCCTGCGTGCCGACCTACCTGTACGCCACGCTGCTGGCGGGCACCTACACCACGCCGGTGATCTATTGCGAGGTGAAGGCGGTCTTCACCAACACCGTCCCGGTCGATGCCTATCGCGGCGCCGGCCGGCCTGAGGCGACCTTCCTGCTGGAACGCCTGATGGACGTGGCGGCGCAGGAGACCGGCATCGACCGCGTCGAACTCCGTCGGCGCAACTTCATCCAGCCCGGCCAGTTTCCTTACCAGACGCCGGTCGCGCTGCAATACGACAGCGGCAACTACCAGGCGACGCTCGACCAGGCGCTGGTCACCGCCGACTGGGCCGGCTTCGAAGCACGCCGCGCCGAAGCGGCGAAGCGCGGCAAGCTGCGGGGCATCGGCATCTCGACCTACCTCGAGGCCTGCGGCATCGCGCCCTCGGCCGTGGTGGGCTCGCTCGGCGCGCGCGCCGGCCTGTACGAAGTCGGCACCATCCGCGTGCACCCCACCGGCAGCGTCACGGTGCTGACCGGCGCGCACAGCCACGGCCAGGGCCACGAGACCACCTTCGCGCAACTGGTCGCCGACAAGCTCGGCGTGCCGACCGCGCAGGTCGACATCGTGCATGGCGATACCGCCAAGGTGCCTTTCGGCATGGGCACCTACGGGTCGCGCTCGCTCGCCGTCGGCGGCTCCGCGATGATGAAGGCGATGGACAAGATCATCGCCAAGGGCAAGCGCATCGCCGCCCACCTGATGGAAGCCGATGTCGACGACATCGAATTCGACCGTGGCACCTTCCGCGTGGCGGGCACCGACAAGACGAAGGCGCTGGTCGACATCTCCGTCGCCGCCTATGTGCCGCACAACTACCCGATCGAGGAACTCGAACCCGGGCTCGAGGAAACCGCCTTCTACGACCCCAAGAACTTCACCTATCCCGGCGGCTGCCACATCGCCGAGGTCGAGATCTGCCCCGACACCGGCAAGGTCTCCATGGTGAACTTCACCGCGGTCGATGATGTGGGCCGCGTCATCAACCCGATGATCGTGGAAGGGCAGGTGCAGGGCGGCATCGCGCAGGGTATCGGCCAGGCGCTGCTCGAGACCTGCGTCTACGACGCCGACGGCCAGCTGCTGTCGGGGTCCATGATGGACTACACGATGCCGCGCGCGGACGACCTGGCACCCGTGTCTGTCGCGACCCATACCACGCTGTGCACGCACAATCCGCTGGGCGTGAAGGGCTGCGGGGAGGTCGGCGCGATCGGCTCGCCGCCCGCCGTCATCAACGCCGTGGTCGATGCGCTGCGCGACTATGGCGTGCGGACCCTGGACATGCCCGCGACACCGTCCAAGATCTGGCAGATCGTCAATGGTGGCCGCCGGATGGCGGCGGAATAG
- a CDS encoding FAD binding domain-containing protein translates to MYDFAYHKPGSVADAVKLLADPDAKAISGGHTLLPALKHRLNKPSALVDLSGIAELKGIKRVGNAIVIGALTRHVDVATSAEVKAAIPALAYMASHIGDVQVRNRGTIGGSVSNNDPAADYPGAVLGLGATIHTSSRKIAADDFFLGMFTTALEPGEILTAVEFPIVDKAGYAKMKNPASRYVMAGVFVSKAGGTVRVAVNGAGPCVFRQAAMEAALAANWSPDAVANIKQAPDDLNSDIHGSAEYRAHLVGVMAKRAIAAAG, encoded by the coding sequence ATGTATGATTTCGCCTACCACAAGCCGGGCTCCGTCGCCGATGCGGTGAAGCTCCTGGCCGATCCGGACGCCAAGGCCATCTCGGGTGGGCACACGCTGCTGCCCGCGCTGAAGCATCGGCTCAACAAGCCCTCCGCGCTGGTCGACCTGTCGGGCATCGCGGAACTGAAGGGCATCAAGCGCGTCGGCAACGCCATCGTGATCGGCGCGCTGACCCGCCATGTGGATGTCGCCACCAGCGCCGAGGTGAAGGCCGCGATCCCCGCGCTCGCGTACATGGCCTCGCATATCGGTGACGTGCAGGTGCGCAATCGCGGCACCATCGGCGGGTCGGTGTCGAACAACGACCCGGCGGCGGACTACCCCGGCGCGGTGCTGGGGCTGGGCGCCACGATCCACACGAGCAGCCGCAAGATCGCCGCCGACGACTTCTTCCTCGGCATGTTCACCACCGCGCTGGAACCCGGCGAGATCCTCACCGCCGTCGAATTCCCGATCGTCGACAAGGCCGGCTACGCCAAGATGAAGAACCCGGCCAGCCGCTACGTCATGGCGGGCGTCTTCGTCTCGAAGGCCGGCGGCACGGTCCGCGTCGCGGTGAACGGCGCGGGCCCCTGCGTGTTCCGCCAGGCGGCGATGGAGGCCGCGCTCGCCGCCAACTGGTCGCCCGATGCGGTGGCGAACATCAAGCAGGCGCCGGACGACCTGAACTCCGACATCCATGGCAGCGCCGAATACCGCGCCCACCTGGTCGGCGTGATGGCGAAGCGCGCGATCGCCGCCGCCGGCTGA
- a CDS encoding AtzH-like domain-containing protein, translating to MEIDNPDVIAEARAVFDRYEAAIAGNDTDVLDASFWPDPRTVRFGVTEILYGIDAIRAFRATVKTYAARITRKVHITSFGRDFACTHLEYERVGTGLVGRETKIMVRLPDHGWRVVSAHVSLLAGHDPGRTQKG from the coding sequence ATGGAGATCGACAACCCCGACGTGATCGCCGAGGCCCGTGCGGTCTTCGACCGCTACGAGGCCGCGATCGCCGGCAACGACACAGATGTGCTCGATGCCTCCTTCTGGCCGGACCCGCGCACCGTGCGCTTCGGCGTGACGGAAATCCTGTATGGCATCGACGCCATCCGCGCCTTCCGCGCCACGGTGAAGACCTACGCCGCGCGCATCACGCGAAAGGTCCACATCACATCCTTCGGCCGCGACTTCGCCTGCACGCACCTGGAATACGAACGCGTCGGCACCGGCCTGGTGGGGCGCGAGACCAAGATCATGGTGCGCCTGCCCGACCACGGCTGGCGCGTGGTATCCGCGCATGTCTCGCTGCTCGCGGGGCATGATCCCGGCCGCACGCAGAAAGGGTGA
- a CDS encoding 2-hydroxychromene-2-carboxylate isomerase has product MGQTVECFYTLSSPWMYFAGPQLTDIVKRQGATLVLKPYDFRLVIKHTGGIPLRTRPEPRQDYHALELDRWSRHLNMPIKLKPKHYPPTDQRPAGRMVMAAQARGMDAQALSHAILHALWVDERDIADPRVRVAIAEDEGLPGDALHREEESQSVMAEWDRNNQEAVARGVFGAPTFFCDDLFLWGQDRLFFLDQYLSGVQVQSGPSKVIGKTRAS; this is encoded by the coding sequence ATGGGCCAGACCGTCGAGTGCTTCTACACCCTGTCCAGCCCGTGGATGTATTTCGCGGGACCGCAACTCACCGACATCGTGAAGCGCCAGGGCGCGACGCTGGTGTTGAAGCCCTATGATTTCCGCCTGGTCATCAAGCACACCGGCGGCATCCCGCTGCGCACGCGTCCCGAACCAAGGCAGGACTATCACGCGCTGGAACTGGACCGCTGGTCGCGCCACCTGAACATGCCCATCAAGCTGAAGCCGAAGCACTATCCGCCGACCGACCAGCGCCCCGCCGGGCGCATGGTGATGGCCGCGCAGGCGCGCGGGATGGACGCGCAGGCGCTCAGCCACGCCATCCTGCACGCATTGTGGGTCGATGAACGCGACATCGCCGACCCGCGCGTGCGCGTGGCCATCGCCGAGGACGAAGGCCTGCCCGGCGATGCCCTGCACCGCGAGGAAGAAAGCCAGTCCGTCATGGCCGAATGGGACCGCAACAACCAGGAGGCCGTGGCCCGCGGCGTCTTCGGTGCGCCGACCTTCTTCTGCGACGACCTGTTCCTCTGGGGCCAGGACCGGCTGTTCTTCCTGGACCAGTACCTGTCCGGCGTGCAGGTGCAGTCCGGCCCGTCCAAGGTGATCGGCAAGACGCGCGCCTCATGA
- a CDS encoding NAD(P)/FAD-dependent oxidoreductase, with protein sequence MSRHVAIIGAGIVGACSAIEALREGYRVTLIDPADPGGEQAASYGNGCWLSPMSVIPPAVPGLWKKIPKFLADPLGPLAIRWSYLPRVAPWLVQYLRAGWTWARVEDAARALRPLVVDAPALHAALAEEAGVGHLIERRGLIYIYPSRADFAAEAKAWEIRQKVGVRWMELDANDLRQREPDLDRRYTFGVMVEEGGHCTDPGAYVAALVAHAVGQGASLVRARATGFRVEGGRLRAVTTDQGEVAADAAVIAAGAHAKPLAAALGDAVPLETERGYHAQLTDPEVAPRHGLMPSDGKMSIMRTAGGLRCAGQVEIAGLEAAPNWKRAEILRDHLVSCFPGLPRDLPASRVKVWMGHRPSMPDGKPCLGPSSATADVIHAFGHGHTGLVAGARTGRIVAALLGGRAPEIPIGSFDPRRFA encoded by the coding sequence ATGAGCCGCCACGTCGCGATCATCGGTGCGGGCATCGTCGGCGCGTGTTCGGCCATCGAGGCGTTGCGCGAGGGATACCGCGTCACGTTGATCGACCCGGCCGACCCGGGCGGCGAACAGGCGGCCTCCTACGGCAATGGCTGCTGGCTCAGCCCGATGTCGGTCATCCCGCCGGCCGTCCCCGGGCTGTGGAAGAAGATTCCGAAATTCCTGGCCGACCCGCTGGGCCCGCTGGCCATCCGTTGGTCCTACCTCCCGCGCGTTGCCCCCTGGCTGGTGCAATACCTGCGCGCCGGCTGGACCTGGGCCCGTGTCGAGGACGCCGCGCGCGCATTGCGCCCACTGGTGGTCGATGCCCCCGCGCTGCACGCCGCCCTCGCCGAGGAAGCCGGCGTCGGCCACCTGATCGAACGGCGTGGGCTGATCTACATCTATCCGTCCCGCGCCGATTTCGCGGCCGAGGCCAAGGCCTGGGAGATTCGCCAGAAGGTCGGCGTCCGCTGGATGGAACTCGACGCGAATGACCTGCGCCAGCGCGAACCCGACCTCGACCGCCGCTACACCTTCGGCGTCATGGTCGAGGAAGGCGGGCACTGCACCGACCCCGGCGCCTATGTGGCTGCGCTGGTGGCCCATGCGGTGGGGCAGGGGGCGTCGCTGGTGCGCGCCCGCGCCACCGGCTTCCGGGTCGAGGGTGGCCGCCTGCGCGCGGTCACGACCGACCAGGGAGAGGTCGCCGCCGATGCCGCCGTGATCGCTGCCGGGGCGCACGCCAAGCCGCTCGCCGCCGCGCTGGGCGATGCCGTCCCGCTCGAGACCGAGCGCGGCTACCACGCCCAGTTGACAGACCCCGAGGTCGCGCCGCGGCACGGCCTGATGCCCTCGGATGGCAAGATGTCGATCATGCGCACGGCGGGCGGGCTGCGCTGCGCCGGCCAGGTCGAGATCGCGGGCCTCGAGGCCGCGCCGAACTGGAAGCGCGCCGAAATCCTGCGCGACCACCTGGTCTCCTGCTTCCCCGGCCTGCCGCGCGACCTGCCGGCCAGCCGCGTGAAGGTCTGGATGGGCCATCGCCCCTCCATGCCGGATGGCAAGCCCTGCCTGGGCCCGTCCAGTGCCACGGCCGACGTGATCCATGCCTTCGGCCATGGCCATACCGGCCTGGTGGCGGGCGCGCGGACCGGGCGGATCGTGGCCGCGCTGCTGGGCGGGCGGGCGCCGGAAATCCCGATCGGATCCTTTGACCCCCGCCGATTCGCGTAA
- a CDS encoding cold-shock protein, translated as MSEFDNQGGAGPIEAEVKWYNGRKGFGFVLGPDGTDVFFHASALTEAGIEPPDTGDKLVCEIGTDRQGRRLVTRIVELKRGEGGGAGARPPRRDFGDRPPRRDFGGPGGGGGFGDRPPRRDFGGGGGFGDRPPRRDFGGGGGGGFGDRPPRRDFGGGGGFGGGGGGFGDRPPRAFGDRPPRRDFGGRDEGGPTYDVAGTVKWFDQVRGFGFVTPEDGGQDVFLHSSVLQRAGKQDVQQGEKVSLEVRDGQRGRQAVNMKD; from the coding sequence GTGTCTGAATTCGATAATCAGGGTGGCGCCGGGCCGATCGAGGCCGAGGTGAAGTGGTACAATGGCCGCAAGGGCTTCGGCTTCGTGCTTGGACCGGACGGCACCGACGTCTTCTTCCATGCCTCGGCCTTGACCGAGGCCGGGATCGAACCCCCGGACACCGGCGACAAGCTGGTGTGCGAAATCGGCACGGACCGCCAGGGCCGTCGCCTCGTGACCCGCATCGTTGAGCTGAAGCGTGGCGAAGGCGGCGGCGCCGGTGCGCGCCCGCCCCGGCGCGACTTCGGCGATCGTCCGCCGCGGCGTGACTTCGGCGGCCCGGGTGGCGGTGGTGGCTTCGGCGACCGTCCGCCGCGGCGCGACTTCGGCGGCGGCGGCGGCTTCGGCGACCGTCCCCCGCGGCGCGACTTCGGCGGCGGCGGCGGCGGTGGCTTCGGCGATCGTCCCCCGCGGCGCGACTTCGGTGGCGGCGGTGGCTTCGGCGGTGGTGGTGGTGGCTTCGGCGATCGTCCGCCGCGCGCCTTCGGCGACCGTCCGCCGCGGCGCGATTTCGGCGGCCGGGACGAAGGTGGCCCGACCTACGACGTGGCCGGCACGGTCAAGTGGTTCGACCAGGTCCGCGGCTTCGGCTTCGTCACGCCGGAAGATGGCGGCCAGGACGTGTTCCTGCATTCCTCGGTCCTGCAGCGCGCGGGCAAGCAGGACGTGCAGCAGGGCGAGAAAGTCTCGCTCGAGGTGCGCGACGGCCAGCGCGGCCGCCAGGCCGTGAACATGAAGGACTGA